CCTCTATCCTGATATCCTGTGCGGCTCATGAGTGAATTTGCATTTGACTTTGGAGAGGACGCGCTCAAGGGCAAGACCATTCTGGTGGCCGGAGGCTCGGGAGGGCTGGGGGCGGCGGCGGTGGCGCTGCTGGCCCGCGACGGCGCCAATGTCGTCTGCGGCTACCATTCCAATCAGAGGCGGGCCGAGGATCTCAAAGACTACTGCCGGCAGCGCTTTGACGCAGAGATCCACCTGGTGCAAGGGGACCTGCGCCTGCCCGAGGTGCGTCAGCGCTATCTGGAAGCGGCGGACTCGCTGGGAGACGGACTCTACGGGCTGGTGGTCTACACCGGCGATCCCGGACGGGTCAAGTTCGACGACGTCACCCTGGACGACCTGCACGATTCCATGACCCGCAACTACTACGCGCCCATCTTGCTGGCCCGCCAAGCCATCGCCGGCATGGTGGACCGAGATGTGCAAGGCTCGGTGGTCTTCTTTTCCACCATGCAGGCGGTGGCGCCTTTCGATTCCAGCATCAACTACGCCGGACCCAAGACGGCCCTGCTGCAGGCCACCCGCATCATGGCCAAGCAATACGGCGGCGCCCGCAACATCCGGGTCAACGCCATCGCGCCGGGCGTCAACAAGGCC
This DNA window, taken from Acidobacteriota bacterium, encodes the following:
- a CDS encoding SDR family oxidoreductase, translating into MSEFAFDFGEDALKGKTILVAGGSGGLGAAAVALLARDGANVVCGYHSNQRRAEDLKDYCRQRFDAEIHLVQGDLRLPEVRQRYLEAADSLGDGLYGLVVYTGDPGRVKFDDVTLDDLHDSMTRNYYAPILLARQAIAGMVDRDVQGSVVFFSTMQAVAPFDSSINYAGPKTALLQATRIMAKQYGGARNIRVNAIAPGVNKAGMALKSIASGKYDFFVDQGIIPRFGRPEDTARAVRLLLHPDNYITGQILTIDGGLTLRRDK